TTCGGCCGCCAAGAGTCAGCTTCGCTATCATCCCTATCTGGCCGTGTCGCCCGGCATTGCCATTGTCATGGTCGTTGTTTCGCTGACGCTTCTCGGCGACGGTCTGCGCGACGCGATGGATCCAAGGCTAAAGAATTAGCGCAGGAGGACGAAAACAATGGCAGACAAACTTCTTGAAGTCACAGACCTGCACGTGATGTACCGTACCGACGACGACAACGTTTACGCGCTCAACGGCGTCGACATTTCCGTCGAAAAGGGAAAAACTCTAGGGCTTGTGGGAGAAACCGGCGCCGGCAAGACGACACTGGCGCTCTCGATCTTGCGGCTGTTGCCGGACCGCGTCGGCTTCGTCACCCAGGGCGACATCAAAATGAACGGCGTCGAACTGCTCAAGCTGTCGGAGCCAGACATGCGCCTGCTGCGCGGCAACGACATTTCCATGATCTTCCAGGATCCGATGACCAGCCTCAACCCGATCCACACCGTCGGCGACCAGATCGCCGAGGTCATCGCTCTGCACAACGAGCATGCCGACCGCGATTTCATCGAGAAAAAAGTGGACGAGATGATGGAGATGGTCGGCATTCCTGCCATCCGCAAAAGCGAGTATCCGCATCAGTTTTCAGGCGGCATGAAGCAGCGCATCGTCATCGCCATCGCTTTGGCCTGCAATCCCAAGCTGTTGCTGGCCGACGAGCCGACGACGGCGCTTGACGTCACGATTCAGGCTCAGGTGTTGGAGATGATGAATCAACTCAAGCAAAAACTGGAAACGTCGATGATCTTGATCACCCACGATCTGGGCATCGTCGCGCAGATTTGCGATCAGGTAGGCATCATGTACGCCGGCGAAGTGGTGGAGATCGGCACGGTCGAGGATATTTTCGAGGGCACACAGCACCACCCCTACACAGTCGGACTTTTCGGCGCCATTCCCAATATGGCCGAGGAGTCGCCGCGGCTGCACCCCATCGACGGGCTGATGCCCGACCCTTCAATCGTACTGCCCGGCTGTCCGTTTGCCGAGCGCTGTCCGCACCGCTTGGACAAATGCCAAGAAGAACGTCCGCAAGCCGTCCCCGTCAACAGTGGCATGCACCGTATCAAATGCTGGCTGGCCAAAGCCGTTCGGGAGGGATAGAACATGACGACGCCTCTGATCCAGACTAAAGGTCTGAAGAAATATTTCAGTACCCCTCACGGGTTGCTGCACGCCGTGGACGACGTGAACATTTCCATCGAAGCGGGACAAACGCTCGGCGTCGTCGGCGAGTCGGGCTGCGGCAAGTCCACGCTGGGGCGCGTGATCCTGCGGCTCATCGAGGCCACTTCAGGCGAAGTGCTCTTCAACGGCGAGAACATCCTCGATTACACGCCGCATCAGATGAAGGACATGCGCAAACAGATGCAGATCGTTTTTCAGGATCCTTTCGCCTCGCTGAATCCCAGAATGACCGTCTCGGAACTGATCGCCGAACCGATGAAGGTCTGCGGCGTCTACAAGAACAATAACGAGATGATGGAACGCGTCTTCGAGTTGATGGACACCGTCGGACTGGCGGAACGCTTCGTCAACACCTACCCGCACGAGATGGACGGCGGCCGCCGTCAGCGCATCGGCATCGCCCGCGCGCTAGCGCTCGATCCCAAATTCATTGTCTGCGACGAGCCCGTTTCCGCTCTGGACGTCTCGATCCAGGCACAGATTTTGAATCTGCTCATGGACTTGCAGGACAACAAGGGGTACACCTACATGTTCATCACCCACGACATGAGTGTGGTCAAACATATCAGCGACCAGATCGCCGTCATGTACCTGGGCCAGTGCGTCGAGCTGGCGCCGACGAAGACGCTGTTCAATAATCCTCTGCACCCTTACACACACGGCCTGCTCAACGCCATCCCGATTCCCAGCCTCAAGCACCGCAAAACATTGCACATCATGAAGGGGGAAGTCGCCAGCCCGATCAATCCCAAGCTAGGCTGCCGTTTTGCCGCGCGCTGCCCCGAAGCGACCGAGGAGTGCCGTAGGTCCGATCTGAAATTGCGCGAGGTTGAACAAGGCCATTTTGTGGCCTGTTTCAAGCGCTGAGGAAAATTTTGAAACATGCGTCACCGCTCAAACGCCAAGGAACACAGGTCAAATGGAAAAATTCTCTGCCTCGTCACGCGTTCGCGTCTTGGCAGCGAAATTCATTCTCTGAATAAAAGGAGCTCGTCATGAGACATTTTCCGATCATCAACGTTGAACCCGGCACGCCTTACGGGATGGGTTTTCACTACGGCCGGCAGGCGGCCGATCAGATCAGGAACGGACTGGCTGACTATCGTACCCTTTTTGCCCAGACCAGCACGATGACCTGGGAGGAGATTGGCAACTACGCGCTCAGCTACACGCCTATCGTCAAGGCCGTTGATCCCGATCTGATCGACGAGGTGCGCGGCATCGCCGACGGTGCCGGCGTCAGTTTTGCCGATATCATGATTCTGAACACGCGCTACGAGATCACCAAATTTCCCAAACCTCACGAGTGCACATCCTTCGCGCTGCAGCCCGAGGCCACGAAAGACGGCATCGTCTATGTGGGGCAGAACTGGGACTACCGCGTCGGTATCCTCGATCACATCGTCATCGTCCACTACACCATGCCGGACGGCACGCGGATCGTCGGCGTGGCGGAGGCCGGCCAAGTGATCCGCAACGGTTTCAACAGCTACGGGATCGGCCTGTGCGCCAACAATTTACAGTCAAAGGGAGATAACCGCGGCACGGCGCTGCCGGTCACGTTCCTGCGCCGCAAGGTGCTGCAGAGCCGCAGTTTCGAAGAGGCGAAGAAGCTCCTGCTGGAGACGAAGCGCACCGTGTCGAATAATTTCATGCTCGGCTCCGCCGAAGGTCGTGCGCTGGACTTCGAAACTTCGCCGCTAGGTACTGACCTGATCGAGCCCGCAAGCGGTATCCTCACCCACGCCAACCACTTCGTCGTCGATCCCGCCAAGGAAGCCCTGGAACGCTCTCCGCGCGGCGATCGGCTTTACGAACTGCTGGCGCAGAGACGCGGCTCTATCAACGTGCCCTGGATCATCCGCTGCCTCAGCGATCACGAAAATTATCCCAAGGCCATCTGCCGTCATCCCGCCGACACATCGATGCCCATGGCCCGGCGCAGCAGTACCGTAGCCGGCATCATCTACAATCTCAGCGAAGGCGTGGCGCACATCTGCGCCGGGGCAAGCTGCGAAAACGAATTCGTCGCCGTGCCGCTTTAAAAGGAGAAGTCTCGTGACAGACAAGGAAAAAGCACTGCGTTACGTCGACGAACATTTCGACGAGATGGTCGCCGAACTGGCTCGTGCCTGCGCCTGCGCCAGCTTCGCCGGCAATCCGGCCGGATTGGACGCGATGCGCACGGCGCTTCAGAACGACCTGAAAAGCTCCGGTCTGACGCCAACGCTCCACCCCGTGGGAGACGGTAACGCGCTGATCAGCGCCGGGCTCTCCGGCGACAGTCCCCACACGCTGCTGTTTTACAATCATTACGACGTCGTCGAGCCAGGCAAGACCGAACACTGGACAAACAAAGCGCCCTTCAAAGCCGACGTCCGCGGCGGCAAAATGTACGCCCGCGGAGTTTCCGACAACAAAGGCGGACTTTATTTCCGCCTCCACGCCGTGCGCGCCATGATGAACGCCAACGGTCATCTGCCCGTCTCCGTCAAGTTTCTCGTCGAAGGCGACGAAGAGACCGCCAGTCCGTCCATGACACGCTTCGCCCAGACGAACGCTGAAAAGTTCAAAGAGTTGACACAAGCCGACGTGTGTTTGTGGGAGAACGGACGCGTCGACGCCGCCGGCCGTCCTTGGCTGAGATGCGGCGTGCGCGGCGCCGTAGCTTTCGACCTGCGCGTCACGGCCGCGAAATCGGACGTCCACGGGCGCATGGGCGCAACTGTCCCCAGCGCTTCGTGGCGCCTCATCTGGGCTTTGGCTGCGCTCAAGGAGGCCGTCACCGAAAAGATCGCCATCGACGGTTTTTACGACGACGTCTTCCCCGCCTCCGAAGCCGATCTGCAGGTGCTGCACGATTTTCCCTACGACGAGGCGCACACGAAAAAAAGCCTCGGCTTGAAAGGCTTTGTGCGCGGGGCCACGGGCGAAGAATTGAAGCGACAGATCTATCTCGAACCGTCGCTCTCCGTCTGCGGACTGGAGGCCGGCGAAGTGCACAACGGCGTGCGCGGCATCGTGCCTCACACGGCGTATGCGCGCCTCGGTTTCTATCTCGTCGCTAACCAGGATCCCGCCGATATCGAAGCCAAATTACGCGCGCATTTGCACCGACAGGGCTTTGACGACATAAAAGTCACGCGCTACGGCGGCGCCTCGCGCCCTGTCCGCACG
The window above is part of the Pyramidobacter piscolens W5455 genome. Proteins encoded here:
- a CDS encoding ABC transporter ATP-binding protein, with product MADKLLEVTDLHVMYRTDDDNVYALNGVDISVEKGKTLGLVGETGAGKTTLALSILRLLPDRVGFVTQGDIKMNGVELLKLSEPDMRLLRGNDISMIFQDPMTSLNPIHTVGDQIAEVIALHNEHADRDFIEKKVDEMMEMVGIPAIRKSEYPHQFSGGMKQRIVIAIALACNPKLLLADEPTTALDVTIQAQVLEMMNQLKQKLETSMILITHDLGIVAQICDQVGIMYAGEVVEIGTVEDIFEGTQHHPYTVGLFGAIPNMAEESPRLHPIDGLMPDPSIVLPGCPFAERCPHRLDKCQEERPQAVPVNSGMHRIKCWLAKAVREG
- a CDS encoding ABC transporter ATP-binding protein → MTTPLIQTKGLKKYFSTPHGLLHAVDDVNISIEAGQTLGVVGESGCGKSTLGRVILRLIEATSGEVLFNGENILDYTPHQMKDMRKQMQIVFQDPFASLNPRMTVSELIAEPMKVCGVYKNNNEMMERVFELMDTVGLAERFVNTYPHEMDGGRRQRIGIARALALDPKFIVCDEPVSALDVSIQAQILNLLMDLQDNKGYTYMFITHDMSVVKHISDQIAVMYLGQCVELAPTKTLFNNPLHPYTHGLLNAIPIPSLKHRKTLHIMKGEVASPINPKLGCRFAARCPEATEECRRSDLKLREVEQGHFVACFKR
- a CDS encoding acyl-CoA--6-aminopenicillanic acid acyltransferase — encoded protein: MRHFPIINVEPGTPYGMGFHYGRQAADQIRNGLADYRTLFAQTSTMTWEEIGNYALSYTPIVKAVDPDLIDEVRGIADGAGVSFADIMILNTRYEITKFPKPHECTSFALQPEATKDGIVYVGQNWDYRVGILDHIVIVHYTMPDGTRIVGVAEAGQVIRNGFNSYGIGLCANNLQSKGDNRGTALPVTFLRRKVLQSRSFEEAKKLLLETKRTVSNNFMLGSAEGRALDFETSPLGTDLIEPASGILTHANHFVVDPAKEALERSPRGDRLYELLAQRRGSINVPWIIRCLSDHENYPKAICRHPADTSMPMARRSSTVAGIIYNLSEGVAHICAGASCENEFVAVPL
- a CDS encoding M20/M25/M40 family metallo-hydrolase is translated as MTDKEKALRYVDEHFDEMVAELARACACASFAGNPAGLDAMRTALQNDLKSSGLTPTLHPVGDGNALISAGLSGDSPHTLLFYNHYDVVEPGKTEHWTNKAPFKADVRGGKMYARGVSDNKGGLYFRLHAVRAMMNANGHLPVSVKFLVEGDEETASPSMTRFAQTNAEKFKELTQADVCLWENGRVDAAGRPWLRCGVRGAVAFDLRVTAAKSDVHGRMGATVPSASWRLIWALAALKEAVTEKIAIDGFYDDVFPASEADLQVLHDFPYDEAHTKKSLGLKGFVRGATGEELKRQIYLEPSLSVCGLEAGEVHNGVRGIVPHTAYARLGFYLVANQDPADIEAKLRAHLHRQGFDDIKVTRYGGASRPVRTRPDHPFCARAVKAAKNVYAQPMVVELTQLGAGPAAVFRDAWPDLPIFGIGPANTSGNHHAPDENLGLEDYKNSIKYLIELCYSYVRD